The genomic DNA CGTGTCTCAGAGCGGGACACAAAAGATGGTCGTGACAAATGCTCGCGGTGAGTATAACGTCACGGGGTTGGAAGCCGGCAAATATACGGTCAAGGCTATCGCTCCAAAATTCGCTCTCTACGAAAATGCAGAGGTGGATGTGGTTGCGGGCGAGAAGACCGACATTTTTGTCGTCCTGACCGTTTCCGGAGTTGAAGAGAGCGTTGACGTCGGCGGAAACGAGACCGTCTCTAACGATGCGGATAACAACGCAGACGCGACCGTCATCAAGGGCAAGGACCTTGATGCACTTCCTGACGATCCGGACGAACTCGAATCGGCACTTCAGGCGCTTGCCGGCCCCTCGGCGGGACCAAACGGCGGGCAGATATATATCGATGGATTTACGGGCGGCCAATTACCGCCGAAAGAATCGATCCGGGAGATCCGCATTAATCAGAATCCGTTCTCAGCCGAGTTTGACCGTCTGGGTTTTGGCCGAATTGAGATATTGACGAAGCCCGGTTCGGACAAGTTCCGCGGTTCGGTCTCGGCAAATTTCAATGACGAGAGTTTGAACTCACGCAATCCGTTTGCGAATAACCGAGCACCCAGCCAGCTGCGCTCATTCGGCGGCAACATTTCCGGGCCGCTGCAGAAAGGACGATCGTCTTTCTTTTTGGATGTCATGAACCGCGACAACGACGGCAACGCTGTTGTTAACGCTGTGGTTCTAGATGCTGCGTTAAATCCTGTAAATTTGCGAGAGGAATTTGTCGTTCCCAGCCGCCGTTTTTCGATCGGTCCCCGGGTGGATTTTGCGATCAACGACAATAACACGCTGGTTGCCAGATACAACTTTAATACCGGTTCCAATGACAATCAGGGTATAGGAGACACCTCGCTTCCTTCGCGGGCATACAACACGACAAGCTTTGGCCACGAGTTCCGGTTGACCGAGACCGCAATAATCAATGCCAAAACGATCAATGAGACCAGGTTTGAATACTCATTCGATAAGCGTTCGCAGACGGGTGACAATTCGATACCGACGATCAATGTCTCGTCCGCATTTACGGGCGGCGGAGCTCAGATCGGTACCAGCTATAACAAGAGCAGCAGGTTCGAGTTAAGTAACTTTACTACAACGGCTTTTGGCAAGAATTCTCAGCATTCCGTTAAGTTCGGCTTTAGGATCAGAAATAATTCGATCTCGGATCGTTCGGAGAATAATTATGGCGGCACATATGTGTTTCCCGGTTTCTTTGGCGTCGATGCCTTTGATACGAACGGTGACGGCGTAGTTTCGCCGCTTGAACAGTATCGAGCGAGCATTCTTAACGCTGCCGGCACGCGGTATGATCCGACCCAGTTTTCATTGACCACGGGCGACCCTCTTGCTAAAGTGTCGCGGTTTGATGCCGGATTGTTCATCACTGATGACTGGCGCATTTCGCCGGCGTTGATGCTGAGCTTTGGCCTGCGGTATGAAAATCAAACGAATGTTAGCGACAACACAAACTTTGCTCCGCGTTTTGGATTTGCTTGGTCGCCGGGTGCAGGCGGAGCAAAGGCACCTAAGACGGTGTTCCGTGGCGGTGCCGGGTTCTTTTATGACCGGTTTAGTGAGAACCTGACGCTTCAGGCGGACCGATTCGACGGAACGACTCAGTTGAATCTTATAGTTAGTGCGAACGAAACGGATCCGATCCGTCGTACGGCAGCCCTCGCGTTGCTCGCACAGCCTGTATTCACACTGGCTGGTGTGACCAATTCTCCGACGGCGGCACAGATACTTGCGGCGTTGCCGCAGTCTAATTCGATCAGGACGATCTCGGCCGATCTACGAGTGCCGTACACGATACAGGTCGCTCTTGGTGTTGAAAGACAACTGCCGTTCAAGACCACATTCGGTGCGTTTTTCATTAAATCCCAAACTAACAACCAGCTGCGTGCCCGGAATGTAAATGCTCCGGTCTGTCCGGCCCAGATCAATTGTCTTAACGCACCGCGTCCCGATCCGACACAGGGAAATGTATTTGAATACGAATCGACAGGCGTTAACAAGCAAACGCAGCTGATCCTGAATTTTAGGAACAATTACAGTTCGCGATTTTCGCTTTTTGGAAATTATCGACTAGGTTTTGCCGATAGCGACACCGATGGAGCCGGAAGTTTTCCTGCTTATAGTTATGATCTTACGGGTGAATTCGGCCGTTCGGCGTTCGACGTTCGGCACAATTTTGTGATCGGCGGAAACGTGACCCTTCCATGGCAGATCTCGCTTAATCCGTTCATTACGGCCAGTTCGGGACGTCCGTTCAACATCACGCGCGGTGTGGACCTAAATGGTGACTCACTGTTTACTGAACGGCCAACGTTCGGTGAACTCGGGAGCCGTTGCACGGAACTGAATCTGACCTCGTCGTACTGTGACGTTGCGGGCCAGGATCCGAATGCGATAATTCCGCGTAACTTCGGTGTCGGGCCGGCTTACGTGAGTGTCAATCTCAGAGTTTCGAAGTCGATCGGCTTTGGCAAGACCGCGGGAGCAACGGCCGGAGCAGGACAGACCGGCGGTAACCGCCCAAGCGGTTCGCCCGGAATGGTCATGGGCGGCGGAATGGGCGGCCGCGGCGGCGGCGGCGGTATGGGCGGAATGTTCGGCGGCGGCGGCGACAGCCGAAAGCCTTACAATCTGAACTTGAGCATTAATTTTAATAATCTGTTCAATACGGTGAACTTCGGTACACCGGTCGGTAATCTTAGTTCGGGCCGTTTTGGCCAGTCGACAAATATCGCCGGAGGATTCGGCGGGTTCGGCGGCGGCGGCGGCGGCGGAGCGACGGCAAATCGCCGGATCGAACTTCAGGCCCGATTTAGTTTCTAGCCCTCCAAATTGCTAGATTGTCTCCTTTCGGAGAGGCAGGGTCGCGAGATCCGGCCTCTCCTTTTTTCATTCTGACAGACGATCGCAGGTATAAAACTTTTACGGATCGATGCGTTCTATACGGCAAAACGGGAGTATAATGTTCGCAGCTTAAAATTATCTTTGTTTCTGAGGAGTAGAGTGATGTTAAAGCGAACGATATCAATTTTCACGATCCTATTGGCAATTTCGGCATCGGCGTATGGACAGTCGGCGGCGCAAGTCTTCGAGCGCGCGATGGGGGACTTTCAAGCTCGCCGCTATGAAATGGCTGCTGCCGGATTCACCCAGTATACCAAACTGGCTCCTACGGACCCTGCCGGTTTCAACAATCTCGGGCTTAGTTACTATTTGATCGACCGTTGCAGCGATGCGTTGGGTGCTTTCGCGTCCGCGATCAGATTGAAGCCGGAATCGTATGTTTCGTGGGTGTACCAAGGGATATGTCAGGACAAGGCATCGAAATATAACGATGCAGTAAACTCGCTGAAAACGGCCGCCGGGATCGATCCGAATAATCCGCTTGCTCATTCGCAGCTTGGTTTGGTGTACCATGGCGGTAAGAATTACACGGAGTCCGAACGCTCGATGCGGCGAGCTGTTCAGTTAAAGCCAAGCGATCACTTCTATCGATATCGGTTAGGTCTGGCACTCTATGAACTGGAGCGATACGGTGAGGCAATTACCGAGGCAAAGGAATCGATTCGTCTTAAGGCGGACTATTCTTACTCGCACAGTCTCTATGGCGATTCGCTCTACGCGACAAAACAATACAAGGAAGCGATCCCTGAGTATCGGGAATCGTTAAGACTAAAGCCGGACGACGCGACCGTGATGTACCAGCTCGGACAATCGTATTACGGCCTCAAAGACTATGTTTCGGCGATCACGGCATTTCGGGACACGGTCAAAACGGCACCGAATGATTATGACGCGTGGGTATATCTCGGGAATTCACTGGATTATGAGAACCGGTTCGCCGAGGCGATCGACGCCTATAAAGAAGCGTTAAAGCTCCGTCCGGACAATGCAATGGCATATTCGGAGATCGGGATCGCATATAACCGCTCAGGCAACTACATCGAAGCCGAAAAATATGCCCGTGAGGCTTTAAAACGGGATCCAGGCAACAGCAAGTATCAAACCGACCTTTGTATGGACCTGCGTAGATTGAAACGGTTTACGGAGGCATTGCCGCCCTGTGAGCAGGCAGTGAAGCTTGATCCGAAGTCCGTGGACGGATATTACGAAATAGGACTGCTTTATCGTGACATGCGTGATCAAGCGATAACGCAGAAGAAACTGGTCGCCGCGCAAGGCTATACGCAGAAAGCAAAGGAACAAGTGGCGAAGATCCAACCATTGGATCCCGATCAGGCACAAAAATTAAGCGACATGATCGATCCGCCGGCTAAGCCAAAGCCTTGAGGTCTACTGGCATCTAAGCCAATGGAATGTAAAACCAATTTTGATTTTCAGCCGTATACCAACCCATGAAGAAAATTTTCTGTTTAGTTTCGTCGATCTTTCTCATTTCGCTCGTATCATTCGCTCAGCCGGCGGCTTCCGGCACTACGGCTGTCGCACCTAAAGCATCAAATCCCGCCGAATCTGCGGCAAAAGAACTTGCCAATGCCGCACTTGCGGCTCATGGGGGCGAAAAATTGAAGCAGATGAAAAGCCTTGTAATGCGAGGGTCGGTCGATATAACGACTACCGCATTCAATCAGGCGATCGCTTCGACATTTGTGACGGTCATCGCCGGCGAAAAATACAACTACGAACTGAATAATCCTTTCCAGCCGTTAAAGCAGATCTTTGACGGCAAGCAGACCTTTTCGTCGCTGCAGGGATTTGCGTTGCCGCCGATCACGAGTCTCGGCTTCCCGCTGCTGCCCAAGATCGGCGAAACCGGCTATGTGATCTCGCCTCTCGCTGACGAAAAGAAGAGACGAAACGGATTTCGTATAACGACGCCTGAAGGCTATTACACTGATTTCCTGATCAACGAAAAGACCAGCCAGATCAAAGGTTATGAGTCGAGCTATGAATACAATGGCCGTCTGATCACCACGTCTGTCGTCGTCGATAAATGTCTGTTGGTGGATGGGGTGCTTGTGCCGGAGCGATATTCGCAGCGTTTCGACCTGGGACAGTTGACGGCGTATGCCGACTTCAAGTCGAAAGTGATACTAGTGAATTCAACGATAGAGGACAGCGTCTTCGCTATGCCCAAATAAGGAAAAGCTAGCGGGCGAACCTGCTGTTCTTCCACCAGTCGATCGTTCGGCTTAGCCCTTCTTCGAGTCCGACGAGCTCCTGATAGCCGAGATGTTCGACGGCGAGCGAATTATCTGCTTGCGAATGTTTGACGTCACCCCGACGGGCGTCCAGATATTCGGCAGCTGCCTCCGTCTTGCCTGTGATCTTTTCAACACCTCTAACAACTGATTCAGAGTGATACGTTCGCCATTCGCCACATTCATCGTCATGCCGATGCCGGTCGCGGCTTGGGCCGCTTTGATGTTGGCGTCGACGACATTTGCGATGTAAGTGAAATCACGCGATTGCTCGCCGTCACCGTAGATCAACGGCGTCGTGCCTTTCAACAATGCATCGATGAATCTTGATATGACGCCAGAATACATTGACGATGGATTCTGCCGCGGCCCAAAGACGTTGAAATATCGCAATGCGAAGGTTTCCAAGCCGTAGACGTTGTTGAAGGAACGTAGGTAAAGTTCGCCGGTCAATTTTGCAACCGCATATGGCGACAGCGGGTCGGCCCTCATCGTTTCCACCTTAGGAAGTGTCGGCTGGTCACCGTATGCCGAACTCGACGCGGCGTAGATGATTCGTCGAACGCCGGTTTCCTTCGCCTTTAACAGGACCTTGAACGTGCCGTCCACGCAAACGCGATGTGTCTCAGCCGGATTTTCCACGGAACGGGGAACGCTGGGCAGTGCGGCCTGGTGAAAGATGATCTCAGCACCTTCCATAGCCCGGGAAAGAGCTTGGTCATCGTTGATGTCGCCCTCAATGAACTCAAGATCTCCACTGATCTCATTTATGTTATCGATACTGCCGGTAGAAAGGTCGTCGATGATGGACACTTTTGCACCTTGCCGGATGAGTTCATCAGCAAGGTTAGAGCCAATAAATCCGGCACCGCCGGTGATGAGAACTTTAGTGGTGATCGCCATCGCTTTACTAAGACAAGAGACCAAAGACGAGAAACCGGAGACATGATCAGGAAACAAATCGCTTTTGCCTCATGATCACTGTCTCCGGACTAATTTTACCGACCGACGCCGACATATTCAAAGCCGAGTTCGCGCATATCTTTGGGTTCGTAGATATTTCGGAGATCGGCGATCTTCGGCGAAGCCAGAAGCTCTTTGACGCGGTCCAGATCGAGAGCTCGAAACTGATTCCATTCGGTCAGGATCACAAGAGCATCCGCACCATCGATTGCATCGTACTCATCCGACGCGTATTCGATCCCGTCGATGTAATGTCGCGATTCTTCCATAGCGACCGGATCGTATGCTTTTATCGAAGCCCCCCGTTTGATCAATTGGGCAATGATGTCGATCGCCGGCGATTCGCGCATATCGTCGGTCTCCGGTTTGAACGAAAGGCCCAGGACGCCGATCTTTTTGCCGGTGAGATCACCGATAAGCTTTTCGATCTTCGGGATCATGGCGTCGCGTTGACGCTCGTTCGCTTCGATGACGGCATCAACGATGCGGGTTTCGACACCAAACTGGTCGGCAACGGTCGTCAACGCACGAGTATCTTTTGGGAAACACGATCCGCCGTAACCAGGGCCCGGATGCAGGAACTTGCGGCCGATACGGTTGTCCATACCCATGCCGCGGGCAACGTCATGCACATCACATCCGATCGCATCGCATAGATTGGCAACCTCATTTATGAATGTGATCTTTGTCGCCAGGAAAGCGTTGGCGGCGTATTTGATCAGCTCGGCGGCTTCGAGGGAAGTGATGACGATCGGTGTTTCGATAAGATACAGCGGGCGATAGAGGTCCTTCATGACATCGATCGCACGTTCCTCATTGCTGCCGATCACTACACGGTCGGGCCGCATGAAATCTTCGATGGCGGCACCTTCGCGAAGGAACTCAGGATTTGACGCGACGCCGAAATCCGTTTCGACAGCCAGATTTGCCGCGACAAACTCTCGCAGCCACTTGCCGGTACCGACCGGCACTGTGGATTTTGTGACCAGAACCTTGTATCCGTTCATCGACTCTGCGATGTCCTTTGCAGCCTGGCGATAGTAGCTCATGTCGGGCGTTCCATCAGGCTGCGGCGGGGTGCCGACAGCAAGGAACACGACCAGGGCACCTTCGACAGCGGACTTGATGTCCGTTGTGAAGTGAAGACGTCCGGCTGCGACATTCTTTGTCACGATCTTATCGAGGCCGGGCTCGTAGATCGGGATAATTCCGTTGTTCAATTTGTCGATCTTAGTGATGTCGACGTCCACGCATGTGACATCCACGCCGAACTCGGCGAAACAGGCCCCAGAGACAAGACCAACATAACCTGTACCAATTACTGCGATATGCATATCAATTAAAAATTAAGTGCGAATAAATGCGAAAACCAAATTACTTGTTAAATAATTCACAAACTGACAATAAAAGATCGCGGGTCACGTAAGATTACATGACCCGCGATGTTCACAAACAATTGATTTGAGACTATCGAGCGGGACTAACGATAACGGCACCGCCGCCGAGCGTGGTGTCATCGCGTTGCGTTCCCAAGAAGATCGCTGCACCGGCCGCACCAGCAGCTAAGAGGAGGAGCCATGGCCATCCGGCAACGGCAGTTTCCGGAGCCGAACCCGGTCGCAGACAAGGCTGGCAGCCTGTCTGTGAAAGGTTGCCGACAGTTGCCGACGTTCCGGCAGCTACCTGCTTGTCGGTCGAGCCTTCACGCATCGTGACCAAGCCACTGGTCGTGTCAACGTGAGTGTGCGAACATTCGACCTCAACCGTAAAGTTATTTGCCTGTCCGGCATCAGCGATCGTCGTGGCATGCTTTGTTGTTACTGTCGTGGCGACGCCGGCTGCATTTGCAAAACGCGACTTGCCTTCGTTGACGGTACCAATGATGCTGCTGTCGGAGAAGCTCAGCGTCATGCTCGAGTTTGCGAGCACTTCGACACGTCCCGATTTGCCGAGACTGATCACAGCATTCGAATTCGCACCGGTCACGATCGTGCTGCCCGAGGTAACTGTTGAGTTTGAAACCGCTGCCTGACCATTAACGGTCACCGTACCTGTTACCGTGATCTCGCCGCCTATAAAGCTAGGGATAGCGTATGCGACCATTGAGTAAACCGTCCAAACGGCTGCAACTGTGAATAAAGTAGTTATTTTGCGAATTCTATTTGTGCCGAGCATTTGAGTAAATATCCTCCTGTACTATTCTACGTCGAATAGATGAATTACCGTTTTAGCGTTTCCCGCTAAGTGGTACAAAAAATTTAACGGTTGGGGCTGACCACTGTTGTGCCGCCGCCTAAGTTTGCACCGTCGTTACGGGTTGCTGCAAAGATCATGACGGCAACTGCTCCGCCGAAGACAGCAGCCCAGATCCACCAGGCGGTGCCACCTTTCTTTTTGTCGTCGTCCTGAGCAGCGGCATTCACTGACTCGCCGGCGGTGATCGCCTTGACCGTTCCGCGGGCATTGACATTTACTGCCTGAGCCGAGCGAAGGTTAGTGACCGAACCTGAATTAAGGTCGACGTTGATCGAATTGGCGTCAAACGACAACGTTACTGAAGTGCCGGCGGCAAGCTCAATGGTTCCGGCTTTGCCGAGATTGAGTGTCGCTGCAGTATCTGCGGGCGTTGAGATGATGCTAGAGGTGAAAATCGTTCGACCGCTCTTAGCGGCTTCACCGTTTACGGTGACAACATTGTTGCCATTTACAATAAGTTCTCCGGCTGCTTTGACGTCACCCGCCAACGCTACCATTGAGTATGTCGCGAGTATCGCAACCATTGAGCACGTCGAAAGTGCTTTCTTAATCCACAGTTTGCTATTCATAGTTCTCCTCTTCAATTGCTTCAAATCAATATTATCAAAAAATCAGACCTTTCAATCTTATACGC from Acidobacteriota bacterium includes the following:
- a CDS encoding carboxypeptidase regulatory-like domain-containing protein, yielding MKFIRSILLFGLVSAFAVSSAFGQATGSIGGSVTDSLGAVVVGASVTVVSQSGTQKMVVTNARGEYNVTGLEAGKYTVKAIAPKFALYENAEVDVVAGEKTDIFVVLTVSGVEESVDVGGNETVSNDADNNADATVIKGKDLDALPDDPDELESALQALAGPSAGPNGGQIYIDGFTGGQLPPKESIREIRINQNPFSAEFDRLGFGRIEILTKPGSDKFRGSVSANFNDESLNSRNPFANNRAPSQLRSFGGNISGPLQKGRSSFFLDVMNRDNDGNAVVNAVVLDAALNPVNLREEFVVPSRRFSIGPRVDFAINDNNTLVARYNFNTGSNDNQGIGDTSLPSRAYNTTSFGHEFRLTETAIINAKTINETRFEYSFDKRSQTGDNSIPTINVSSAFTGGGAQIGTSYNKSSRFELSNFTTTAFGKNSQHSVKFGFRIRNNSISDRSENNYGGTYVFPGFFGVDAFDTNGDGVVSPLEQYRASILNAAGTRYDPTQFSLTTGDPLAKVSRFDAGLFITDDWRISPALMLSFGLRYENQTNVSDNTNFAPRFGFAWSPGAGGAKAPKTVFRGGAGFFYDRFSENLTLQADRFDGTTQLNLIVSANETDPIRRTAALALLAQPVFTLAGVTNSPTAAQILAALPQSNSIRTISADLRVPYTIQVALGVERQLPFKTTFGAFFIKSQTNNQLRARNVNAPVCPAQINCLNAPRPDPTQGNVFEYESTGVNKQTQLILNFRNNYSSRFSLFGNYRLGFADSDTDGAGSFPAYSYDLTGEFGRSAFDVRHNFVIGGNVTLPWQISLNPFITASSGRPFNITRGVDLNGDSLFTERPTFGELGSRCTELNLTSSYCDVAGQDPNAIIPRNFGVGPAYVSVNLRVSKSIGFGKTAGATAGAGQTGGNRPSGSPGMVMGGGMGGRGGGGGMGGMFGGGGDSRKPYNLNLSINFNNLFNTVNFGTPVGNLSSGRFGQSTNIAGGFGGFGGGGGGGATANRRIELQARFSF
- a CDS encoding tetratricopeptide repeat protein, which gives rise to MLKRTISIFTILLAISASAYGQSAAQVFERAMGDFQARRYEMAAAGFTQYTKLAPTDPAGFNNLGLSYYLIDRCSDALGAFASAIRLKPESYVSWVYQGICQDKASKYNDAVNSLKTAAGIDPNNPLAHSQLGLVYHGGKNYTESERSMRRAVQLKPSDHFYRYRLGLALYELERYGEAITEAKESIRLKADYSYSHSLYGDSLYATKQYKEAIPEYRESLRLKPDDATVMYQLGQSYYGLKDYVSAITAFRDTVKTAPNDYDAWVYLGNSLDYENRFAEAIDAYKEALKLRPDNAMAYSEIGIAYNRSGNYIEAEKYAREALKRDPGNSKYQTDLCMDLRRLKRFTEALPPCEQAVKLDPKSVDGYYEIGLLYRDMRDQAITQKKLVAAQGYTQKAKEQVAKIQPLDPDQAQKLSDMIDPPAKPKP
- a CDS encoding UDP-glucose/GDP-mannose dehydrogenase family protein, which translates into the protein MHIAVIGTGYVGLVSGACFAEFGVDVTCVDVDITKIDKLNNGIIPIYEPGLDKIVTKNVAAGRLHFTTDIKSAVEGALVVFLAVGTPPQPDGTPDMSYYRQAAKDIAESMNGYKVLVTKSTVPVGTGKWLREFVAANLAVETDFGVASNPEFLREGAAIEDFMRPDRVVIGSNEERAIDVMKDLYRPLYLIETPIVITSLEAAELIKYAANAFLATKITFINEVANLCDAIGCDVHDVARGMGMDNRIGRKFLHPGPGYGGSCFPKDTRALTTVADQFGVETRIVDAVIEANERQRDAMIPKIEKLIGDLTGKKIGVLGLSFKPETDDMRESPAIDIIAQLIKRGASIKAYDPVAMEESRHYIDGIEYASDEYDAIDGADALVILTEWNQFRALDLDRVKELLASPKIADLRNIYEPKDMRELGFEYVGVGR